In Hirschia baltica ATCC 49814, the genomic stretch CGAGCTTACTGTCCAGCTCGATAATACGGCCTTCAATGTGGCTCTGGCTTTCTTTTGCCGCGTGATATTCAGCATTCTCAGATAAGTCACCATGTTCGCGTGCGACCGCAATCGCCTGAATCACTTCAGGGCGCGCGACTGTTTTCAAATGCTTAAGTTCATCTTCCAAGGCCTGATGGCCTTGGGCTGTCATAGGAATGCGTTGCATTAGTTAGATACCGTTATTGAAACTTTACGAAAGGTCGACCGAACTTTCGCTAAGGTCAAGAGTAGGATTGAAGTGAGGCAGCTTCAAGGGGGCGTTCTTTAAGAACACGAATTGCCCTAACTGCTGCATGCCCACCAGAAATAGTTGTATAATAGGGTACGCCCTTAATAAGAGCTGTGCGTCGGATGGATGCAGAATCAAGCATGGATTGTGCACCTTCCGTCGTATTGATCACAAGCTGAACTTTTCCGTCAGAAATTTTATCCACGATGTGTGGACGCCCTTCTAGAACTTTATTCACGACGCTGACATCTATGCCTTCTTCTTGCATATCACGGGCTGTGCCGGATGTTGCAATAATTGAAAAGCCTAAATCTATCAGCTGTTTAGCTGTTTCGATCGCTGCTGCTTTGTCATTCTTTTTCACAGAGATGAAGCAAGTTCCGCTTTGTGGAAGATCGTGACCAGCACCGATTTGAGATTTCAGGAATGCTGCATCAAATGTCTCAGCAATCCCCATAACTTCACCGGTTGAGCGCATTTCAGGACCAAGTGCCGGGTCGACGCCAGTGAAGCGCGCGAATGGGAATACGGCTTCCTTTACGGCAATGCGAGGTGGTGTAATTGGTCCATCGCCTAGTCCAAATTGGGCTAGTTTTTCTTCTGCCATTACTTTTGCAGCGATAGAAGCAAGGGGTTTACCCACAGCTTTTGCGACAAAAGGAACCGTTCTGGATGCACGTGGATTGGCTTCAAGGACGAATATTTCATCATCTTTGACGGCAAATTGCACATTCATAAGACCTTTTACATTCAGCGCGCTGGCCAAAACGCGAGCTTGACGGGCTAACTCATCCTGAATTGGCTGGGAAAGCGAGTATGGCGGAATGGAACAGGCCGAATCACCTGAGTGCACACCTGCTTCTTCAATGTGCTGCATAATACCGGCAACGTGGGTGGTTTCACCATCGCAAATGGCGTCGACATCGACTTCGATTGCATCAGATAAATAACGGTCGACTAGGAGGTTTCCGCCTTCAGACGCCACAATGGCTTTTGCGCCATAGTCTTTAAGGTCGGTAATATCGTGGGCGATTTCCATCGCGCGTCCACCCAAGACATTGGAAGGGCGTACCATGACTGGATAACCAACACGCTCTGCAATGGCGAGGGCTTCTTCAACTGTCGTTGCGATGCCTGATGGTGCTTGCTTTAAGCCAATTTCATCAAGCAAAATTGAGAAACGCTTACGGTCTTCAGCAAGGTCAATCGCGTCAGGTGATGTTCCAAGGATAGGAACTTTCATCTCATTTAGTCCAGGCGCCAATTTTAGGGGTGTTTGACCACCAAACTGGACGATCACACCTGCAAATTCACCGGTTGATTGCTCGATGTGGCAAATCTCGGACACGTCTTCGAGAGTGAGTGGTTCAAAGTAGAGGCGGTCTGATGTGTCATAGTCTGTCGACACTGTTTCAGGATTACAATTGACCATAATGCTTTCAATGCCCAGATCTTCCATGGCGAAAGCAGCGTGACAGCAACAATAGTCAAATTCGATACCTTGCCCGATACGGTTTGGGCCACCGCCAAGGATCATGGCTTTTTTGCGTGTTGATGGCAGGGCTTCACATTCAGCTGGAAGCAGTGTGCCATCCTCATTCATCATACCTGTTTCATAGGTTGAGTAGAGGTAAGGGGTTTTAGCGGCAAATTCAGCAGCACATGTATCAATACGTTTATAGACTGGGCGCACACCCAGAGAATGGCGATAAGCGCGCACGTCTGTTTCTGATTTGCCAGTCAGCATACCAAGGCGTTCATCGGAGAAGCCTTTGGATTTGATCAACGTCATATCAGCGGCATTTGTTGGCAGACCATCGCGGCGGATGTTCTTTTCAGTTTCGATAAGGTCGGCAATCTGGCGCAGGAACCATAAATCAACGCCGGACGCTTTGGCGGCATCTTCCACTGAAAGACCGTTACGGATGGATTGCGCGATCACGAGCAGGCGCTTGTTTGTTGGTTGGCTACAAGCAGCCAGCATGACATTGCGGTCATCACCTTTGCCAAGGCGTTTGATCTCAACTTCGTTGAGGCCACAAAAGCCTGTTTCCAATGAACGTAGGGCTTTTTGGAAGCTTTCTTGGAATGTCCGGCCAATGGCCATGGCTTCACCAACGGATTTCATGCTTGTTGAAAGCATTTCGTCTGCGCCTTTGTATTTCTCAAAAGCAAAGCGCGGAATTTTTGTGACGACATAATCGATTGTTGGTTCAAATGATGCTGGTGTGACGCCAGTAATGTCATTGTCGAGTTCATCTAGCGTGTAACCAACGGCTAGTTTGGCAGCAACTTTTGCAATCGGGAAACCTGTAGCTTTAGAAGCGAGGGCTGAAGAACGGCTTACACGTGGGTTCATCTCGATGACAACAAGGCGACCTGTTTCTGGGTGAACAGCGAATTGTACGTTTGAACCACCCGTTTCAACACCGATTTCACGCAGAACTGCAATCGAAGCATTCCGCATGATTTGGTATTCTTTGTCTGTCAGAGTGAGGGCTGGGGCAACAGTGATCGAATCACCGGTGTGCACACCCATTGGGTCAATGTTTTCGATAGAACAGATAATGATACAATTGTCCGCAGTGTCGCGAACAACTTCCATCTCATATTCTTTCCAACCAAGAAGACTTTCATCAATCAGGATCTGGCCTGTTGGGGAAGCTTCCATACCTGAGCGACAGAAGTGCTCGTATTCTTCGCGGTTGTTGGCAACACCGCCGCCTGTACCACCCAAGGTGAAGGCAGGGCGAATAATGGCTGGAAGACCAATCTCATCCAGTGCATCAAAACATTCTTTAAGGCCGCCTAAAATGTCTTTACCTGTTTCATTGCCATTTGCATCAACTGTCTTAGGTGCGGAAACGATAACGGATTTAGGGTTTTCAAGGCCAATATTGTTCATCGCGACTTGGAATTTTTCGCGGTCTTCAGCTTTTTCGATGGCATCTGCTTTGGCACCGATCAGCTCGACATTGTATTTTTCAAGTGTGCCGTCTTTATCAAGTGCTAGGGCTGTGTTGAGTGCTGTCTGTCCGCCCATTGTTGGCAAAACTGCATCTGGGCGCTCTATGGCGATTATTTTAGCGACGAATTCAGGGGTGATGGGCTCTATATATGTGGCATCCGCAAGTTCTGGGTCTGTCATGATTGTTGCGGGGTTGGAGTTTACCAGAATGATCCGGTAGCCTTCTTCTTTAAGAGCTTTGATGGCCTGAACACCGGAATAATCAAATTCACAAGCCTGCCCAATAACGATTGGGCCTGCGCCGATAACTAGGATGGATTTAATATCGGTACGTTTAGGCATGGAGGTCGGTCCTTGGGGTCTTTTCGGCGCACTACAAAATAAATGCTCTCACACAAGCCTAGGCTCGTATGGGCAAATTGTTGGACGGTTTAACTGTCTGAGCGTGTTGGTGCAAGGCTCAATTTAAAACGTTTTTGATTCAATGCTTATTTCTTGTATCATGAATGCTTATACGTGTCGGTTGAAAATGTGGTTTGCCGATAGGTTTGATGATTTCGCATTGCTAAAAACTAACTGGAAATTCAAATTTGTTTGAGGCATGGATAAAAAAATCGCGTAATTGATAGGCTCAAGAATCAAAATGTGTTCCGAATACTGAATATTTTGATTGTGTGAAAATGCCGCCAGAGTTTCGCTAATAGGTGATGTGAATATGAGACGTATCGTAAAATCTTCCATTCAAGCGAGTATCTGTCTGGGGGTATTAGTCATCGCAGGATGTGAAACGACCTCTGACGAGACGCCTTTGGAGCCTTTGCCGGTTGTGGAGTCTGTAGAGATTGAAGAAGTTCCAGATCCCGTTCCTGTCGAGCCTGATTTGTCTTTGGGGCCAATGCCTAAGACAAAACCAGTAGAGAAAGTAGACGAACGCGATATTCCGCCAGCAAAACACAATGATGGAACAGTGATCGCCAATTCAGCGACGCCTCTGCGTGCGTTTCCTGAAAAAGGTGATCTTGCCGGTATAACGCAGGCACACACTTATGCCTTGCAGGCCAAAGGCGCGAGTGGACTGGAATGGTCAGAAAGTTTGGCGCAACGTGCTTCCTTGCAAGTGCAGCAGATTTCAATGGGGATGTGCGGCGCAAAAGAAAGCAAAATTCTAAGCGCGCGGGGGGAAGCTATCTATCTGGTTCCCGCAGGCTTGGACAGTCAAGGACAAGCGCGTATTGTCAATGTATCCGTGAGGAAAATGGTAGCGGATTTAATGCAACAGAATGCGGGCGCATTCTCGAAGGAAAATTCTGGTTCTATGATATTGGGATGTGCCGTTAATAAGTGTGTGGACGAATCTCAAATCTGGATGTGTCTCTATAAGTAATCAGATATACTTATTTTGCTCCAACTTATGTTATCATGGAAATAGATAGATAAGGGAATATAGAAACTCAATTAAATCAGTATTCAAATCGTTAACTAGATTGGCGGTATAGATGAGTATGGGGATTTATTTGAAAGATGGATGCATTTAGAGGAGATGAGGCGATTTGCGTGTCACAAATTTAAACGCAGTTGATGTTCTGATATACAGTCGACACAAGAACTTGGTTCACCTTGAAAAAACGGCTTTGCATTCTTTTGGTGTTAAGCGCATTGAATCGGTTGGTGAGCTTCAGAATTTAAAAGAAGCTGTTCGTCACAATTATCGCGACATAATCATCATTAATCACGCGCCCGGGCTTCCAATTGCACCACTTGTTGAAGCTGTTCGGTCTGAGACACATGCATCCAATCCTTATGGTGCTGTATTGCTTATGACGGCGACCCCTTCACAACGCGTTGTTCGGGAAGCTGTTCAAGCCGGTGTGGATGGTGTGATGGCTCTACCATTCACTGGAAATGATTTATGGCGTCAGATTGTAAATCTTGTAAATCAAAACCGAGCTTTTGTTCGGACGGAAAACTATTTTGGCCCATGTCGGCGCCGTCTCCAGAATATTAAATATAATGGTGCTGAACGCCGCGATGATGCGGCTTAGCTATTTGCGCGCTAACACAGAATCCGCCACATAATTATTGGTGAGGCGTTCCTGTCCAAACGTGCTCATTTGTCCATGACCGGGAATAAAGCGCATGTCTTTTCCCAATGGCCATAATTTTTGAGTGATGGAATCAAGTAATTCTTGGTGATTGCCACGTGGAAAGTCTGTGCGCCCGATCGAGCCGTGGAAAATCACATCGCCGACAAATGCCAATTGTGCTGATTCATTGTAAATGACAACATGACCGGGTGTGTGTCCCGGGCAATGCACGACGCCAAATGTGTGTCCCGCAAATTCAAGCGTGTCACCATCGTCCAGATATTTATCTGATTTTGTGTTGCGTCCCGTCGTAATGCCGTATTTGGCACCTTGCGCTTCGATATCATCGAGCAACCATTGGTCTTCCTTGTGGGGCCCGACAATGTCGACATTCCATGATTCTTTTAAGGATTGCGCCGCGCCGGCATGATCAAGATGGCCATGTGTCAGCCATATCTGTGTGAGTTTGAGGCCAAAATGTTTGAGCGCTGCTTCCAATTGTTCAACATCGCCGCCCGGATCGACAAAGACAGCTTCCTTTGATTCTTCATCGAAAATCAAAGAGCAATTTTGCTGAAGCGGCGTGACCGGTATGATTTGCACCTTGAAAGGGATCGGGGCGTTTGCTGTGTGGTTTTCTGGATCGGAAGGTGTCGCGGGCATGGTAAGCTTTTCAATCTTTGCTGACGTTTCAGGCATTTATATATTCACAAGATGTGGATGCAATGAGCCAATGGCAAATAAGATTTCTCATTTCACTGCCAAGAAGTGTTTTTATTACGCCCAAGTGTGGGGTAAGGTTTGAATGTTCTTGAGGTATTGGGTGAAGAACGGTCTATTTTAGAGGGTTTATGGTATGCGCATTCCTGCTTATTCAAGTCGTCGCAGAACAAGTGGCGGACTATTGGGGGCAATTGGTGGCCGTCTGCCAATTATTGGTTTGGTCGTCCTCGGATTGGCATTTTATTGGTTTTCGAATCAGAAAACCGGAATTGCTGGTCGTAAGCAAATGGTCACCATGTCTGTGGAGCAGGAAGTTGCGCTTGGGGATCAATCCTATATGCAGATCTTGCAATCTGAACCTGTGCTTTGTGGAAGTCGCGCGACATCTTGCGGCGTCAACGAAAAAGAGATTGTCGATATCATTCAGAAAATTGGTGAAGATATTGCGCGTGCTGCGATTGAATGGGAACGCGAAGGTGCGCCTGTTATCGGGCTGGGAAAATCGGGCGGCAATATTCCTAAATGGGGCACGCTGGCAGATAAGTTTGCGTGGGAATTTCAGGTCATTGCATCTGATACACCAAATGCTTTTTGTCTGCCGGGCGGGAAAGTGGCTTTCTATACGGGGATTTTGTCTACAGCCGCTAATCGGGATGGCATCGCGACGATTATGGGCCATGAGATTGGTCATGCATTGGCGCGCCACGGGGCAGAACGCATGAGCCAAGCCAAGATTATGCAATTTGGTCAGATGGCTGTTGGTGCAAGCGTGGGTGATATGGGCGCAGGTGCGCAGCGCGCAGTGATGGGGGCGTTCGGCATGGGCGCAGACATGGGCGTGATGAAACCGTTCTCTCGTGCGCACGAAAGCGAAGCAGATATGATTGGCCTAGAGTTGCTAACGCGCGCTTGTTATGATCCGCGTGAAGCGCCTGAATTATGGGGGCGGATGGCAGAGTTGGGCGGAGGAAATCGTCCGGCTGAGATTATGTCGACTCACCCTGATCCTGAAAAACGTGCGCGAGCTTTCATCGAAGTGATGCCGCAATATATTGAGCTGTATGAGCAAAAATGTGGACCATTGCCTGCGCGATGATTTGAACAAAATTTAGATTACCCGTACTAATTTGCTGGTTATTTAACCATTATATTCATAAGGTTAATATTCGGGTCAGGAATGTTATCAAAAAAGCCAATCTAGAGCTGGTTTTGGAGATTGTGTTTTTTTATTAGTTTCGTAAAATTTGAAATAATAGCTTGAGAACATTGAAGACTTTAAAACCTTCAGCATGCTGAGCGATGATCTATAGCAATCAGGGAGGTTGTGGTCGATGAGTGCTTCACATGAGGATGGTGGAATTTCTCTTATTGTTGCCGGAGCTGAACGGGCTCGCACAATAACTGATGGTAAGGTTCGTGATATTCAAAAAGTGAATGCGAGCTTAAGAATGCGAGCTTAAGAATGCTAGCGTTTAATGCTCTGATAGAAGCTAAAAGAGTTGGTGAATTAGGGGCTGGGTTTGGGGTCGTTGCAGACGAAGTCAAGGGTGTCTCTGCCAGTGTGGATATGCTGGCGCAATCTTTATCCAGCGAACTTGTCGCAGAAATTAGTGCACTTGAGCAGACCATTTGCAACATGATCAGCCAAGCAAATGGCAAGCGTCTGATTGATTTATCCTTGAATGCCGTTGAGCTGATAGATCGCAATTTATTTGAACGCACATGTGATGTCCGCTGGTGGGCAACAGATTCAGCGCTTGTTGACGCAATTGATAATGACGCCGCTTCTGCGCGGGATTATGCGAGCAAACGATTAGGGGTTATTTTAGGGGCATATACTGTTTACGTTGATCTTTGGCTTTGCGACATGAATGGCAAAATCATTGCAAATGGCCGACCAGATATTTATCCGGTCATTGGAGAAGATGTTAGTTATAAAAATTGGTATAGGCAGGCTAGAAATCTTCAAAGTGGTGATGATTATATCGTTGATGACATCACAGAAGAGAGCTTATTGAGCAACGCTCAAATTGCTACTTATGCAGCCAGTGTCAGAAAAAATGGTGATCTGCATGGCGAGCAGATTGGGGTTTTGGGGATACATTTTGATTGGGAGCCTCAGGCAGCAAGCATAGTGAACGGTATTCGTCTTACGAATGAGGAGGCTGATCGCACGAGTGTCTTGCTGATTGATGCACAAGATAGAATTATTGCATCTAGCGACCCTAAGAGAAGGCTCGGAGAGACGTTTGATCTTTCACTTACAGATCCCGAAGCGGGCTTTTATACGTCTAAGAGCGGTGAAACGGTCGGGTATCATTTAACCCCTGGGTATGAAACTTACGCCGGCCTTGGGTGGCGAGGTGTTATTGTGCAACGCGCAACTCGCTAGCTTATTAATATGCCACTATCAGTTAGCTTTGGTCATACCTGTGGTCTGATAGTGTATGTTTTTAGTTCAACTATATCTGCCTAGTTGTTATTGGTGTCGATAGTGACTTCATCTACCGGATCAAATTGTTGCGCGAGATAGGGCATTGAGAGCGCGAGGACAACTGAGATGATAATACCTAGTGTCGCTTTTGCTAAGTCCATTCCCACGATTTTAGCTGTTGCGCCAGTGGAGCGGACTTTGTCTATCGTTGCGATGGCAAATTCACGTCCAGCGATCAATCCCAAGAAAACCCATGTTGTTGACATTGGCACTTTTGAGATTGGGATACCAAAATCCTGAAGGTTTCCAGAGAAGGCGAATAAGAGCGTGGCGTAGATAAAGTCGATCACTGTGGCTGAACGAATATCTGTCACCGAAGTTTTGGTGAGCAAGATTTTCTGAACGGGCCCACCACGGTTGGCAAAAGTGATCAGCAAGAATATTGCGATCAATCCCATGCCTAAGCTTGCGTGCATGAGGCTGAGATTTTGAGAACGTGATGCGATAGAAACATCAGAGAGACAGGAAGAAATGAGCTCGGCTTGTCCGATGAAAAGTTCATTACATTTGTCGATAATGGCTTGCGCGTCAGGTTTGCTCGCTTCGACAATTTCTCCGCCGACATTGAATGCGTTGGGCAAATTGCGGGGCAGGTAGACGAAGATATTCGCAAAATCTTGTATCAACCACACGCCCCAGAGATAACCTGTTGTCACCCATTGTAAGACGACCCAGACTGGATTGTGTTGCGAGTCCGCCGTTTTCAAGAACCAGCGCTCAAGTGATGGAGCCAATGCGGCATAGATCAGGCCACCAGTGGCAAATGCGACCGCATAACCCATCAGGGATTTGTTCAGCATAGTCATCATGCCGGACATGGTCGCGAATGTGGCCAGCACCATGAAGGTTGTTGAAACCGGAATACCAAAACGTGTTAAAAGCAAAAGCACCATGGGCGGGAGAGCATGATACCAATGAACTTCGAAAATTGGGAATTTATCTGTCTTGTCGAGCTTACCCCAAGACACATCTCCAAGGGATGAGGACCATCCCCAATAGAATGTAATAAGCAGAATACTAACGGCGAAAAGGTATAAAACCCACCAAGGCAAACGTCTGTTTGAATTGATGAAAGTACCTAGTGTCTGCAATGCGTCATTACCGACAACAGCATAAGCAGCAAAGGCGAAACCTATGACCGCCCAAATGTTAGTGCCCAGAATTTCCATTGCAACAGCCCATCTATCTTCAACGCAACACTAGACAGAGGTTTCTGTTAAACCTCTGTTAGGCAACCGAATGGCACTGAATCTTAGCAGCCGCAAGGACTTTTGGGCGTTGCCACAAAACCTTCACATAAAGGTTTTGTTTGCCCGCTAATTATTTCATCAAATCTGCAAAACGCTGGAATAAATAGAATGAATCCTGCGGACCTGGACTTGCTTCTGGGTGATGTTGCACAGAAATGATGGGTTTCCCGATCACTTTTAGTCCTGAATTGGTGCCATCAAACAGGGAGATGTGAGATTGCTCCACACCTTCTGGGAGTGTGTCAGGGTCAACAGTGAAGCCGTGATTCATGGATACGATTTCCACTTTTCCGGTCTCTAGGTCTTTGACTGGGTGGTTTGCACCATGGTGGCCTTGCGTCATTTTCATGGTTTTGGCTCCAAGAGCCAAAGCAAGCATTTGGTGACCCAAACAAATACCAAGGATAGGTTTGTTTGATTCGATCAAAGTTTTGATCATTGGGGAGGCGTATTCACCAGTGGCTGCTGGGTCGCCCGGTCCGTTTGAAAGGACGATACCATCTGGATTAAGCGCAAGAATGTCTTCTGCAGATGTTGAAGCAGGCACGATTGTCGCGCGTGCACCGACACTGGCCAGATTGCGTAAGATGTTTTTCTTTACACCAAAATCAACGACGACGACGTGATACAAGGCTGTGCTTGCATCAAGATATCCATCTTTGATGTCCCACAGGTTTTGAGACGATTCAAACTTATCATTGGTTGTGACTGTTTTAGCGAGGTCAGATCCTTCGACGCCGCCCCATGCGCGTGCAGCTGCAAGAAGCGCATCTTTGTCTATAACGCCATCAGGTGCGTGAACGATGGCCACTTTCTGCATGCCGCCTTCTCTTATGCGACGTGTGAGGGCGCGCGTATCAATGCCGGAAATTCCGACAATGCCTTTTTTGCGAAGCCAAGCACCTAAATGATCTTTTGAGCGCCAATTTGCTGGCGGTGTAGGGTGCGCTCTGAAAAGTGCGCCGCGCGCAGCTTTAGCACCATTGACGCTGCTTTCTTCATTATCGTCTTCATTTGCACCAACATTTCCAATGTGAGGAAATGTAAACATCACGATTTGATCTGAATAAGATGGGTCAGTTAAAATTTCTTGGTAACCAGTAATGGACGTGTTGAAGCATAACTCTCCAACTGCTGTTCCGGCTGCGCCTGAGCCGCGTCCATAAACGATAGTACCGTCTTCCAAAGCGACCGCACCAGTCGCTTTTTGGGTCATTTGGGAGCCGTTGTTAGAAAGCTCATCCGATGTAAACTTTGTATTAGGGTCTTGATTGGCAACCTGATTGGGCATAAGAGCGCGCCTTCTTGTTTTATTACAGCGTGTTCATAACCATTGACTCACGACGCTTTTCGCACGTGAATAGAGAGATGAAGGAATAACAGTCAAGATGATCGGACTTAAAACCTTCATATTTGGTGATGAAAACGGATTAACTCCTAGCAGGACTAACGGATAGATGTCACTTGCATTACAACAAAATGTTGATGATAACGCTCAAATGAGACTTCGTGAAACTTTAAAAACAGAGCTTCACAAAGCAGAGACTGAGAATCTTGAGCAACGCGCGGCGACACTCAGACTTGTTTTATGCGCTGTACGTGATCGCGATATCAAAGCGCGTCAAAAAGACGAATGCAGCGTTTGTGAAGAAACAGAGATCAACGCGATTTTGCGCCATATGATAGCGCAGCGTGAAGCCGCAGCCGAAGAATATGATGCGGCTGGTAAGATTGAACTTGCTGAGCAAGAGCGTGAAGAAGTGGAGACACTCAAAGAGTTTCTTCCACAATGTCTAGGTAAGACAGAGATTACGCTTGCAGCAGAAGAAGTGGTCAATGAACTTGGGGCTGAATGCCTGAAAGACATGGGCCGCTGCGTTTCTGAGCTAAAAGCACGCTATCCTGACCGTATTGAGTCAGGTGCAGCAAAATCTGCTGTGAAAAAGTTGCTTCTCTAATCAATAATTGATTTTTTGGTTAATTTGAGACAGACGTGGAGTCTTTCCTGGGCTAGGATAGAATTCCGAGAGGTGTGATGCGGTTTTCCGAAGCTTTCATTGATGAATTAAAAGATCGACTGCCAATATCTGGTTATGTCGGGCGCAAGGTTAAGCTTGTGCGTTCGGGAAAGAACTTCAAAGGCCTCTCACCCTTTAAAGATGAAAATACGCCTTCTTTTTATGTCGATGATGACAAACGTTCCTATCGTTGTTTCTCGACGCAAAACTCTGGCGATATTATTTCCTTTGTGCAGGAAACAGAAGGATTAAGTTTTCAGGAAGCTGTCGAAAAACTTGTTCAGCTCGCTGGCATGGAAATGCCAACTGAAACCAAGGCCGAGAAAAAACAGGTCACCAAACGCAAATCCTTGTTTGAGCTGATGGAGGCGGCGGTTGCTTTTTATGAAGAGCAATTACGTGAACCAGTGGGCGAGCAAGCAAGAGAATATCTTTCCAAATCGCGTGGTTTAGGTGAGGGGGCGTGGCGGCGTCACCGGATTGGATATGCACCAGAAGGTTGGCAAACATTGCATGATCATCTGATCAAAATGGGTGCGACTGCCAAAGAACTTCTTGAAATCGGACTTGTTCGGCCATCGAAAAATTCGAGTAAACCACCATATGATGCATTTCGTCATCGCATTATTTTTCCAATTCTTGATCCAACGGGCCGACCAATTGCGCTTGGCGGACGTGCATTAGAACCGGGGCATGTGCTGAAGGAAAAAGGGATTCCCAAATATGTGAATTCCTCTGAAACGCCTTTGTTTCACAAATCTTCGGTTATTTATAATTATGGCCGAGCTCGTGATGCCATTTATAAATTGTCACGCAATGCGTCTTCAGCCGATCCATTTGCACGCGGCTTAATTGTCACTGAAGGGTATATGGATGTCATCGCGATGGCAGAACATGGCTTTTCAACAGCTGTGGCACCGATGGGAACAGCGCTCACCGAAGAGCAATTAAAAATGCTGTGGCGGGTCGGGCCTGAACCCATAATGTGTTTTGATGGTGATGAAGCAGGTCAGAAGGCCGCTATGCGTGCTGTTGATTTGGCATTGCCGATGCTTGAGCCGGGCAAATCTGTTTACGTGACGATTCTGCCACAAGGGATGGACCCTGATGATCTCTTAAAAACGGATGGTGGTGAGTATGGTCTGCGTGATTTATTGCGTAATGCGCGTCCATTGGTGGAATTATTGTGGGACAGGGAACTCAACAAAGAAAAACTAGATACACCTGAGCGACGGGCTGGATTTGAGGCAAGGTTGGATGAAGCCGTCTCTGCGATTGCAAATGAGCAAGTGCGCCGCGCATATGAGCGAGAATTAAAAGATCGTCGCTATCAGTATTTTCGAGATCAAAGACAGGCTAAACAGACTCCATTTCGTAAAAATGAATGGGGCGGCAAAAACAGTTCAAACTTCCGTGGTAAGAATATTGCACAAGGTCCTGTGATTAAATTAGCAGATACACGCGGCCTAACAGGGCGCACGGGACTGGGAATGATTGTACGCGCTATTGACAGCCCAAACCTAATGGATGAGGCAAAAGAGATGCTTGCAATGGCTGATTTTCGCGATGAAGACGTGTTAGCACTAAGAAATGCTGCATTAGATGTGCAAGATTTTGGGGAAAAGGTTGACCGCAGCGCAATTGCAGCCCATTTACGGAGTCTTGGCCGCACACGTTCTGCGAAACTGCTCGAAGAGTATCCTAATCAGGAGCCCATAGACCCATCTTCTACGATTGGGCGTGAATGGCTCGCTGCACTGGAGCGTTTCCCAACTGTTGCGGCTCTGAAAGACGAGGCGGAGAGCGAGAAGAATGCGTTCGCTTCAGCTAACGGAGTCGAGGAACATAAAGCGGAATGGGCACGTCGAAAGAGATTAGTGGCGGAACGACAAGCATTGAAGGCAAAGTCACAAGAACCTATCGACGATATAACCACAAGCAACTCACAGGATTGATTTGCCAAACGCAGCTTGGGCAGCTGGGTTTAAAGGCGGGAGATTTGTATGACCAAAACAAAAGCCGATAACGAAGAAGTTGCTGAGAACCAAGATGGTCCAGTACTTGATTTATCGAATGCAA encodes the following:
- the carB gene encoding carbamoyl-phosphate synthase large subunit; its protein translation is MPKRTDIKSILVIGAGPIVIGQACEFDYSGVQAIKALKEEGYRIILVNSNPATIMTDPELADATYIEPITPEFVAKIIAIERPDAVLPTMGGQTALNTALALDKDGTLEKYNVELIGAKADAIEKAEDREKFQVAMNNIGLENPKSVIVSAPKTVDANGNETGKDILGGLKECFDALDEIGLPAIIRPAFTLGGTGGGVANNREEYEHFCRSGMEASPTGQILIDESLLGWKEYEMEVVRDTADNCIIICSIENIDPMGVHTGDSITVAPALTLTDKEYQIMRNASIAVLREIGVETGGSNVQFAVHPETGRLVVIEMNPRVSRSSALASKATGFPIAKVAAKLAVGYTLDELDNDITGVTPASFEPTIDYVVTKIPRFAFEKYKGADEMLSTSMKSVGEAMAIGRTFQESFQKALRSLETGFCGLNEVEIKRLGKGDDRNVMLAACSQPTNKRLLVIAQSIRNGLSVEDAAKASGVDLWFLRQIADLIETEKNIRRDGLPTNAADMTLIKSKGFSDERLGMLTGKSETDVRAYRHSLGVRPVYKRIDTCAAEFAAKTPYLYSTYETGMMNEDGTLLPAECEALPSTRKKAMILGGGPNRIGQGIEFDYCCCHAAFAMEDLGIESIMVNCNPETVSTDYDTSDRLYFEPLTLEDVSEICHIEQSTGEFAGVIVQFGGQTPLKLAPGLNEMKVPILGTSPDAIDLAEDRKRFSILLDEIGLKQAPSGIATTVEEALAIAERVGYPVMVRPSNVLGGRAMEIAHDITDLKDYGAKAIVASEGGNLLVDRYLSDAIEVDVDAICDGETTHVAGIMQHIEEAGVHSGDSACSIPPYSLSQPIQDELARQARVLASALNVKGLMNVQFAVKDDEIFVLEANPRASRTVPFVAKAVGKPLASIAAKVMAEEKLAQFGLGDGPITPPRIAVKEAVFPFARFTGVDPALGPEMRSTGEVMGIAETFDAAFLKSQIGAGHDLPQSGTCFISVKKNDKAAAIETAKQLIDLGFSIIATSGTARDMQEEGIDVSVVNKVLEGRPHIVDKISDGKVQLVINTTEGAQSMLDSASIRRTALIKGVPYYTTISGGHAAVRAIRVLKERPLEAASLQSYS
- a CDS encoding response regulator, with the translated sequence MRVTNLNAVDVLIYSRHKNLVHLEKTALHSFGVKRIESVGELQNLKEAVRHNYRDIIIINHAPGLPIAPLVEAVRSETHASNPYGAVLLMTATPSQRVVREAVQAGVDGVMALPFTGNDLWRQIVNLVNQNRAFVRTENYFGPCRRRLQNIKYNGAERRDDAA
- a CDS encoding MBL fold metallo-hydrolase, with product MPATPSDPENHTANAPIPFKVQIIPVTPLQQNCSLIFDEESKEAVFVDPGGDVEQLEAALKHFGLKLTQIWLTHGHLDHAGAAQSLKESWNVDIVGPHKEDQWLLDDIEAQGAKYGITTGRNTKSDKYLDDGDTLEFAGHTFGVVHCPGHTPGHVVIYNESAQLAFVGDVIFHGSIGRTDFPRGNHQELLDSITQKLWPLGKDMRFIPGHGQMSTFGQERLTNNYVADSVLARK
- a CDS encoding M48 family metallopeptidase, with the translated sequence MRIPAYSSRRRTSGGLLGAIGGRLPIIGLVVLGLAFYWFSNQKTGIAGRKQMVTMSVEQEVALGDQSYMQILQSEPVLCGSRATSCGVNEKEIVDIIQKIGEDIARAAIEWEREGAPVIGLGKSGGNIPKWGTLADKFAWEFQVIASDTPNAFCLPGGKVAFYTGILSTAANRDGIATIMGHEIGHALARHGAERMSQAKIMQFGQMAVGASVGDMGAGAQRAVMGAFGMGADMGVMKPFSRAHESEADMIGLELLTRACYDPREAPELWGRMAELGGGNRPAEIMSTHPDPEKRARAFIEVMPQYIELYEQKCGPLPAR